In the Thermodesulfovibrionales bacterium genome, TGAGCAGGATAGAGTTCAAGACAAAGGAAGAGGCGCAGGCGGAAAACTTCCGGAAAATGCTTCTCGCTATGTCGGAGGACATCCGCGTAATCTTCATTAAGTTTGCCGACAGACTCCACAACATGAGGACACTGCAATTCCTCCCTGAAAACAAGCGTCAGAGGATAGCCACCGAGACCCTCGAGATATACGCACCCCTGGCGAACAGACTCGGTATCGGATGGTTGCGTCTTGAATTTGAAGACCTGGGTTTTAAGTTCCTCATGCCCGAGCTCTTTGAAGAACTGGCTCTGAAAGTCGCGAAGAGGAAAGAGGAGCAGGAAGGCTACCTGAAAGAAGTCATGCTGACCGTGGAGGAGAAGCTGCGAGACGCCGGCATTTACGGCAGGGTCTCGGGGAGGGTCAAGCACTTCTACGGAATCTATCAGAAGATGCAGAAGCAGAGGATCACCTTTGACCAGGTCCATGATGTTTTAGGGTTGAGAATCATTACCGATACGAAGGCGAACTGTTATACGATCATGGGGCTGATCCATTCTCTCTGGACCCCGATTCCCGGCAGATTTAAGGATTACATCGCCATGCCAAAGTCGAATATGTACCAGTCCCTCCATACGACGGTGATAGGGCCGAAGGGAGAACGGGTCGAATTTCAGATACGCACCGATGAAATGAACAAGATTGCTGAAGAGGGAATAGCGTCTCACTGGAGGTACAAAGAGAGAGAGTCTCTCAAACAGAAGGACAGCCAGTATATCTCGTGGCTCAGAGAGTTGATTCACACGCAGAAGGAACTCCCCGACGCTAGAGATTTCATGGAGGCGGTCAAGGGCGAGGTTGTCCCCGAGGTCGTCTATGTCTTCACTCCGAAGGGTGAGATACAGGAACTCCCCGTCGGTTCAACTCCCGTTGATTTCGCATACGGAATCCACACGCAAGTCGGTCATAAATGTATAGGAGCAAAGATCAACGGGAGGATCGTGCCGCTGAAGTATCAGCTGAAAAACGGCGATACCGTGGAGATCATAACGTCCCCCGCGCACGGGCCGAGCAGGGACTGGCTCAAGTTCGTGGTCACGCAGCGCGCGAAGGGCAGGATTAAACAATGGATCAAGGCGGAAGAGAGGAAACAGAGCATCGAATTGGGCGCAAAGCTTCTCGAAGTCGAATTGAAAAGGCATCATGTCAAACCTTCGGCATTGAAGGCGGAAGAGACGGAAGCGGTCGCCAAGGCTTTCGGCATGCAGACCTATGACGATCTCCT is a window encoding:
- a CDS encoding bifunctional (p)ppGpp synthetase/guanosine-3',5'-bis(diphosphate) 3'-pyrophosphohydrolase yields the protein MYNKIMSEEAVSIHSLTKKVLSYNPKADVSLLKNAYVFSREAHCSQTRVEGTPYIGHPLSVADILAGMKMDIAAIAAGLLHDTVEDTGTSTRDVKELFGNEIAFLVDSLTKLSRIEFKTKEEAQAENFRKMLLAMSEDIRVIFIKFADRLHNMRTLQFLPENKRQRIATETLEIYAPLANRLGIGWLRLEFEDLGFKFLMPELFEELALKVAKRKEEQEGYLKEVMLTVEEKLRDAGIYGRVSGRVKHFYGIYQKMQKQRITFDQVHDVLGLRIITDTKANCYTIMGLIHSLWTPIPGRFKDYIAMPKSNMYQSLHTTVIGPKGERVEFQIRTDEMNKIAEEGIASHWRYKERESLKQKDSQYISWLRELIHTQKELPDARDFMEAVKGEVVPEVVYVFTPKGEIQELPVGSTPVDFAYGIHTQVGHKCIGAKINGRIVPLKYQLKNGDTVEIITSPAHGPSRDWLKFVVTQRAKGRIKQWIKAEERKQSIELGAKLLEVELKRHHVKPSALKAEETEAVAKAFGMQTYDDLLVSVGYGKVTPHQVANRLLPGKPPEAHLRKPQDLLGAPQEDLVQKGLRPEREHKGISIKGIDHILYHTAKCCLPVPGDSLVGFVTRGKGVTIHRRDCPNLERLTIDDARLIEVDWKPGEETTTTTRILVETIDRPGIIAELGALIATVNVNISHMTANTTQDKKAHIVFNLEVKDKRQLNGLIQKIAQTEGVLRVKR